A section of the Elizabethkingia anophelis R26 genome encodes:
- a CDS encoding dioxygenase family protein translates to MKKWIIIKLISLLLLSVSCNGQQPNEKLSDKKNGIVGGGCDGCELMYIGMPEKIQSTNTSPGWNEKGQKLIVTGTVFQIDGKTPAPDVIIYYWQTDNEGYYSPKPELDNRVKRHGYIRGWVKTDEKGKYTIRTIRPSPYPNDILPAHIHLSIKEPDVAHEYYTDEINFDDDKLLIPHFKKYPQENRGGSGVVRILLKDNLQIAEHNIVLGLNIPNYPKKLTVVSKSGLNVGEDQPSFIPFHAYGPDRGTQTCPVCKYGRYHGIIYFVGNNTNWNEVKNWLQFLEQESKNRKKYLKVYFVYGSDKDYNKYQRLSQLEKLGSHLNIQSTALTFVPSFYDKKTEVYLNKINPEAENTFIIYKHRNIVDKYINLKPTKENFKMLSNALDKTQGDFFDLSEPDYE, encoded by the coding sequence ATGAAAAAATGGATCATCATTAAACTTATTTCTTTGCTTTTGTTATCTGTAAGTTGCAACGGACAACAACCCAATGAAAAATTATCGGATAAGAAAAATGGAATCGTTGGTGGTGGATGTGATGGCTGCGAATTAATGTATATTGGAATGCCTGAAAAAATACAATCTACCAATACAAGTCCAGGCTGGAATGAAAAAGGCCAGAAACTGATTGTAACCGGAACCGTTTTTCAGATAGATGGAAAGACACCTGCGCCAGACGTTATTATCTACTACTGGCAGACGGACAATGAAGGTTATTATTCTCCAAAACCAGAATTAGATAACAGAGTTAAACGTCATGGTTATATTCGTGGCTGGGTTAAGACTGATGAAAAGGGAAAATATACAATCCGGACTATACGCCCTTCTCCATATCCTAACGATATTTTGCCAGCACACATTCATTTATCCATTAAGGAACCAGATGTTGCTCATGAATATTATACCGATGAGATTAATTTTGATGATGATAAACTTCTTATTCCTCATTTCAAAAAGTATCCACAGGAAAACCGTGGCGGAAGCGGAGTTGTAAGAATATTACTTAAGGACAACCTGCAAATTGCTGAACATAATATTGTACTCGGATTAAACATTCCTAATTACCCGAAGAAATTAACTGTAGTATCAAAATCCGGTTTAAATGTAGGAGAAGATCAACCCTCATTTATACCATTCCACGCCTATGGACCTGACAGAGGTACTCAAACCTGTCCTGTTTGCAAATATGGACGTTATCACGGTATTATCTATTTCGTGGGAAATAATACAAATTGGAACGAGGTGAAAAATTGGTTACAATTTTTAGAACAGGAAAGTAAAAACCGCAAGAAGTACCTCAAAGTCTATTTTGTTTATGGAAGCGATAAAGATTATAATAAATACCAACGACTATCCCAGTTAGAAAAACTTGGAAGTCACCTCAATATTCAATCTACAGCCCTCACTTTTGTACCCTCTTTTTATGATAAAAAAACTGAGGTATACTTAAATAAAATAAACCCCGAGGCAGAAAACACTTTCATTATTTATAAACACAGGAATATTGTAGACAAATACATTAATCTTAAACCCACAAAAGAAAATTTTAAGATGCTTTCAAATGCTCTGGATAAAACACAAGGTGATTTTTTTGATTTGTCAGAACCAGACTATGAATAA
- a CDS encoding cytochrome d ubiquinol oxidase subunit II, which yields MIYIVIGFLWLSICLYIILGGADFGAGIVELFTNKKARHKTGKIMYESIAPVWEANHMWLIIAIVVMFVGFPKIYALMSTYLHIPLILMLVGIIARGTAFTFRHYDAVEDKWQILYTQIFYYASLLTPFFLGLIAAATVSSSINPDATGFLDLYIFSWLNWFGVSVGLFTIALCAYLASVFSLRETRDKAELQLMIRKTKQMMLFVVITGALVFLTAYLSGIPLMMWVFSKPLGIIAITLATIALGLIFYCIREKKLVPVRVLAGFQIIMILVAATYQHNPNIILLGNGNHISLLEYAAPQKTLEALGWALMLGCVFILPFLFYLMYSFSKMKK from the coding sequence ATGATTTACATTGTAATAGGCTTTTTATGGCTGTCCATCTGTCTGTATATTATCTTAGGCGGAGCCGATTTTGGTGCCGGCATTGTAGAATTATTTACCAATAAAAAAGCACGGCATAAAACCGGAAAAATTATGTACGAATCAATTGCTCCGGTATGGGAAGCCAATCATATGTGGCTAATCATCGCCATCGTTGTAATGTTTGTAGGTTTCCCAAAGATATATGCCCTAATGTCTACTTACCTACATATCCCTTTAATATTAATGCTCGTAGGAATTATTGCTCGTGGTACAGCTTTTACCTTCAGACACTATGATGCTGTGGAAGATAAATGGCAGATTTTATATACTCAAATCTTTTACTATGCCAGCCTGCTCACTCCTTTCTTTCTGGGACTTATCGCAGCAGCTACAGTATCCTCCTCTATTAATCCGGATGCTACAGGCTTCTTAGATCTTTATATCTTTAGTTGGCTCAATTGGTTTGGCGTTTCTGTTGGCCTTTTTACTATAGCTTTATGTGCTTATCTGGCTTCGGTATTCTCTTTAAGAGAAACCAGAGATAAAGCAGAATTACAACTCATGATACGGAAAACCAAGCAAATGATGCTTTTTGTGGTCATCACTGGTGCATTGGTATTTCTTACCGCTTATCTTTCTGGCATACCTTTAATGATGTGGGTATTTTCCAAACCATTAGGTATTATTGCCATTACACTGGCTACAATTGCGTTGGGATTGATATTTTATTGTATACGGGAGAAGAAGCTAGTACCGGTAAGAGTTCTGGCAGGATTCCAGATCATTATGATATTGGTAGCGGCAACTTATCAGCACAATCCTAATATTATATTATTAGGCAACGGAAATCATATTTCGTTACTGGAATATGCAGCACCACAAAAAACCCTTGAAGCACTGGGCTGGGCACTGATGCTGGGCTGTGTATTTATTCTACCCTTCTTATTTTACTTAATGTATTCTTTCAGCAAAATGAAGAAATAA
- a CDS encoding HU family DNA-binding protein: MPIKYNVIERGEPGVTGGGTKKWYAIVSSDGEVSIDDIVKQIEKFSALSEADIRGVIIALENVIQDNLINGKIVRLDKLGSLYPSLSSEAAEKEDQFSSSLIKAAKVNYRPGKRILDALKTATFQKVK, from the coding sequence ATGCCAATAAAGTATAACGTAATCGAACGTGGCGAGCCGGGAGTTACCGGTGGTGGAACAAAAAAATGGTATGCCATTGTAAGTAGTGATGGCGAAGTAAGTATCGATGACATTGTAAAGCAGATTGAGAAGTTCTCGGCTTTGTCTGAAGCGGATATCCGCGGTGTAATTATCGCTCTGGAGAATGTAATACAGGATAATCTGATCAATGGCAAAATTGTGCGTCTGGACAAACTGGGCAGCCTATATCCCAGCCTGAGCAGTGAAGCTGCAGAGAAAGAGGATCAGTTTAGTAGCAGCCTTATAAAAGCGGCAAAAGTAAATTATCGTCCGGGGAAACGTATTCTGGATGCATTGAAAACAGCCACTTTCCAGAAGGTAAAATAG
- a CDS encoding cytochrome ubiquinol oxidase subunit I, with translation MDDFIAARSQMAMSLGFHIIFSCIGMVMPFLMAYAHWKYLKTGNEIYKGLTKAWSKGVAILFATGAVSGTMLSFELGLLWPKFMEYAGPIFGMPFSLEGTAFFIEAIALGFFLYGWDKFNKWFHWFCGFLVGVSGLASGILVVAANAWMNSPAGFDYVNGQYINIDPIAAMFNDAWFPQAFHMTVAAFCATGFAVAGVHAYLITKKKNVTFHTKAFRIAVGFALIGAFGAPFSGDIAAKSVTARQPIKLAAMEAHFETEKGASFVLGGIPDVKNKTVKYAVKVPKVLSFLAKGDFNAEVKGLEAFPEDEWPPIAVTHFAFQIMIFFGVIMMFIGAIYLYSFFFKKEWLSKNWLLKTFFIATPFGYIALEAGWTVTEVGRQPWIIYGVMKTIDAVTPMPGIQYSFYFFTFVFISLSVVLMFLIGRQIKMVPKLYDPTDALFNDKKQKK, from the coding sequence ATGGACGATTTTATAGCAGCCCGATCGCAAATGGCCATGTCACTGGGCTTTCATATTATCTTTTCGTGTATCGGAATGGTAATGCCCTTCTTAATGGCCTACGCACACTGGAAATACCTGAAGACTGGAAATGAAATTTATAAAGGACTCACTAAAGCCTGGAGCAAAGGTGTTGCTATATTATTCGCAACCGGAGCTGTATCCGGTACAATGCTGTCTTTTGAATTAGGGCTTTTGTGGCCTAAATTTATGGAATATGCGGGTCCTATTTTCGGAATGCCATTCTCATTGGAAGGAACGGCATTTTTTATTGAGGCTATTGCCTTGGGATTCTTTCTTTATGGCTGGGACAAATTCAATAAATGGTTCCATTGGTTTTGCGGTTTCTTAGTTGGAGTAAGCGGACTGGCCTCCGGTATTTTGGTTGTTGCAGCTAATGCCTGGATGAACAGCCCTGCCGGTTTCGATTATGTAAACGGACAATATATAAATATAGATCCGATTGCAGCAATGTTTAACGATGCATGGTTTCCACAAGCATTTCATATGACTGTTGCTGCCTTCTGCGCTACCGGTTTTGCTGTTGCAGGTGTTCACGCTTACCTTATTACGAAAAAGAAAAATGTCACCTTTCATACCAAGGCTTTCAGAATTGCTGTTGGGTTTGCCCTTATCGGCGCTTTTGGTGCACCGTTTAGTGGTGATATTGCGGCTAAATCTGTTACAGCGAGACAACCTATAAAACTGGCAGCTATGGAAGCCCATTTCGAAACCGAGAAAGGTGCTTCTTTTGTTTTAGGAGGAATTCCGGATGTAAAAAACAAAACTGTAAAATATGCAGTGAAAGTACCAAAAGTGCTTAGCTTTCTGGCAAAAGGAGATTTTAATGCAGAGGTAAAAGGACTGGAAGCTTTTCCTGAGGACGAATGGCCTCCTATAGCAGTAACCCATTTTGCATTCCAGATTATGATCTTTTTCGGTGTTATAATGATGTTTATTGGTGCTATATACCTCTACTCTTTCTTCTTTAAAAAGGAATGGCTGAGTAAAAACTGGCTATTGAAAACTTTCTTTATTGCCACTCCGTTCGGATATATTGCTTTAGAAGCCGGATGGACAGTAACCGAAGTCGGACGCCAACCATGGATTATCTATGGTGTAATGAAAACAATAGACGCTGTTACCCCAATGCCGGGCATACAGTATTCATTCTATTTCTTCACTTTTGTATTTATATCCTTATCGGTTGTTCTGATGTTCCTTATCGGAAGACAGATTAAGATGGTACCTAAATTATATGATCCTACAGACGCTTTGTTTAACGATAAAAAACAGAAAAAATGA
- a CDS encoding DUF2490 domain-containing protein: protein MIKRTFAFLAGISFGLLAAQKSDVGNWLMLFGNEKINPKFNIHYEVQYRNYDFIGDLNQLLLRTGIGYNLSENNNNVLLGYAYVHSHNYDADQNISQLDEHRLFQQFITKQKFGRVQLNHRYRIEERFLQPKTEVRFRYQLGIIVPFNNTSLVKNTWYASVYDEIFINAKKEAFDRNRLYAAVGYVINDKMRIEGGLMNQMLSNTDRYQFQIGFYLNDIFGLMR from the coding sequence ATGATTAAGAGAACATTCGCCTTTCTTGCTGGCATAAGTTTCGGATTGCTGGCAGCACAAAAATCAGACGTGGGCAACTGGCTGATGCTTTTTGGTAACGAAAAGATAAATCCTAAATTTAATATTCATTACGAAGTGCAATACCGTAACTACGATTTCATAGGCGATCTTAATCAGCTTTTATTACGTACAGGTATTGGCTATAACCTTTCCGAAAACAACAATAATGTTTTACTGGGTTATGCTTATGTTCATTCTCATAATTACGATGCAGATCAGAACATCTCCCAACTGGACGAGCATAGATTATTCCAACAGTTTATAACCAAACAGAAGTTTGGCAGGGTCCAGCTAAATCACCGTTACAGAATTGAAGAAAGATTTCTACAGCCAAAGACTGAGGTAAGGTTCCGCTATCAGCTAGGTATAATAGTTCCCTTTAATAATACTTCGCTTGTAAAAAATACATGGTATGCCAGTGTATATGACGAAATCTTTATCAATGCTAAGAAAGAAGCTTTTGACAGAAACAGACTTTATGCTGCTGTAGGCTATGTTATCAATGACAAAATGCGAATTGAGGGCGGGCTGATGAATCAAATGCTTTCTAATACCGACCGATATCAGTTCCAGATTGGTTTTTACCTCAATGATATTTTCGGCCTAATGCGCTAA
- the gyrB gene encoding DNA topoisomerase (ATP-hydrolyzing) subunit B: MSNKQYTASSIQSLEGIEHVRLRPSMYIGDVGVRGLHHLVYEVVDNSIDEALAGYCDTITVTIKEGNAIEVSDNGRGIPVDFHEKEQKSALEVVMTKIGAGGKFDKDSYKVSGGLHGVGVSCVNALSTDMITTVYRDGHVYQQKYQKGRAVSEVEKIGDSDKKGTRQFFQPDDSIFTELVYNYDTLASRLRELAYLNRGITITLTDERTKDENGNFKVETFHSEGGLKEFVEFIDGNRESIMEHVIFMEGERDDIPVEVAMRYNTSFNENLHSYVNNINTHEGGTHLAGFRRALTRTLKKYADDLGLPAKEKVEITGDDFREGLTAVISVKVMEPQFEGQTKTKLGNSEVSGAVDKIVGEMLTNFLEENPNEAKTIVQKVVLAAKARQAAKKAREMVQRKSPMGGSGLPGKLSDCSSKDPAESEIFLVEGDSAGGTAKQGRDRLFQAILPLRGKILNVEKSMLHKVYDNEEIKNIYTALGVSVGTEEDSKALNLTKLRYHKIVIMTDADVDGSHISTLILTFFFRYMKELIENGYVYIASPPLYLVKKGNKKVYAWNEKEREELTQELSRDGKGVEIQRYKGLGEMNPEQLWDTTLNPEHRTLKQVTIDNAVEADNVFSMLMGDEVPPRRDFIEKNAVYAKIDA; this comes from the coding sequence ATGAGTAATAAACAATATACGGCCAGTAGTATTCAGTCGTTAGAGGGGATCGAGCACGTACGTCTTCGTCCTTCCATGTACATCGGTGATGTCGGAGTAAGAGGTTTGCACCATTTGGTATATGAAGTTGTAGATAACTCTATTGACGAGGCTTTGGCAGGTTACTGTGATACAATTACTGTAACCATAAAAGAAGGGAACGCTATTGAAGTTAGTGATAACGGTAGAGGTATTCCTGTAGACTTCCACGAGAAGGAGCAAAAATCGGCTCTTGAAGTGGTAATGACCAAGATTGGTGCCGGAGGTAAATTCGACAAGGATTCCTATAAGGTATCAGGTGGTTTACATGGTGTAGGGGTGTCGTGTGTGAACGCTCTTTCTACAGATATGATTACGACTGTTTACAGAGACGGACATGTTTATCAGCAAAAATATCAAAAAGGACGCGCTGTATCTGAAGTTGAAAAAATAGGGGACAGTGATAAAAAAGGAACCCGACAGTTCTTTCAGCCGGATGACAGTATCTTTACTGAATTAGTATACAACTATGATACTCTAGCATCGCGTTTACGTGAGTTGGCTTACCTGAACAGAGGTATTACAATTACATTAACAGACGAACGTACTAAGGACGAAAACGGAAACTTCAAGGTAGAGACTTTCCATTCGGAAGGTGGTCTTAAGGAGTTTGTTGAGTTTATCGATGGAAACCGTGAATCTATCATGGAACATGTAATCTTCATGGAAGGAGAGCGTGATGATATTCCGGTAGAAGTAGCGATGCGTTATAATACGTCATTCAACGAGAATCTTCATTCTTATGTAAACAATATTAATACGCACGAAGGAGGTACGCACTTAGCAGGTTTCCGTAGAGCATTGACCAGAACTTTGAAGAAGTACGCAGATGATCTTGGATTGCCTGCAAAAGAGAAAGTAGAAATTACAGGGGACGACTTCCGTGAAGGATTGACAGCTGTAATCTCTGTAAAAGTTATGGAACCTCAGTTTGAAGGACAAACCAAAACGAAATTAGGTAACTCCGAAGTTTCTGGTGCTGTAGATAAGATTGTTGGGGAGATGCTTACTAACTTCCTGGAAGAAAATCCAAATGAAGCGAAGACTATTGTACAGAAAGTTGTTTTAGCTGCAAAAGCAAGACAGGCTGCTAAGAAAGCCCGTGAAATGGTTCAGCGTAAATCTCCGATGGGAGGTTCCGGACTGCCAGGGAAATTATCTGACTGTTCTTCTAAAGATCCTGCTGAATCCGAAATATTCCTTGTGGAGGGAGACTCCGCAGGTGGTACTGCAAAACAGGGTAGAGATCGTCTGTTCCAGGCTATTTTGCCACTTAGAGGTAAGATTCTGAATGTAGAGAAATCTATGCTGCATAAAGTTTATGATAACGAGGAAATTAAGAATATCTATACAGCGTTAGGGGTAAGTGTTGGTACTGAAGAAGACAGTAAAGCACTAAATCTTACAAAACTTAGATACCATAAGATCGTTATTATGACCGATGCCGATGTGGATGGATCTCACATTTCCACATTGATTCTTACATTCTTCTTCAGATATATGAAGGAGCTTATTGAAAACGGTTATGTATATATCGCTTCACCTCCATTATATTTGGTGAAGAAAGGTAATAAGAAAGTGTATGCATGGAACGAGAAAGAGCGTGAAGAACTTACTCAGGAGTTATCCAGAGATGGTAAAGGAGTAGAGATCCAGCGTTACAAAGGTCTTGGGGAAATGAATCCTGAACAGCTTTGGGATACAACCCTAAACCCGGAACACCGTACCCTAAAGCAGGTTACTATTGATAATGCTGTAGAGGCTGATAATGTGTTCTCCATGCTAATGGGTGATGAGGTTCCGCCACGTAGAGATTTTATTGAGAAGAATGCAGTTTATGCTAAAATCGATGCTTAA
- a CDS encoding fimbrillin family protein: protein MKTKILMKTLGILLFCGSLFLIISCRSEQQNNPSENTNSVSFNISVNNFGETDTNKQTKFSNYASVSRQELISGPFSIVSELSPSPSDLYKSAAISPRSFIGNNVKIRIVAYVSETGEYADQLVTTAEGSKQKLFNLIGGRKYTFVTYSFNNNTDPPQAPATNLNQAKLYITNLNGKEVGTDLLYAINPDVMLSGGNTTININMKHMFSRIFISVSDSDAEGTPGQPGYVKGSYALENNSTGGFTGSIQDFYVSANMSLKDASITEGINQVLPVPNITTTVPAAGSGIIINTGRKTDYRSKLVIPPGAIVIGHDTNNAPVSIAINGTNNSGLQPGKSYTLKLKFNSDRYADASGKTERKEAARYVVINGYRWDRYNVGVTNLIPALNDPDGLSAENQGAKYMFGARTDEPNHYISQEADKTTGRITAWIGSSENRWNKSTNIDANPIKDILNDPCDTGYRVATNKEYHRLVASCTSTLLVTQSPYSYARQHFSKKSPDIRITFPSAGFRGSTIGSSPGDIHDRGVNLYYWTANGSFNGLLIGDSQVSNGYAVRCIQE from the coding sequence ATGAAAACAAAAATACTCATGAAGACATTAGGCATACTACTCTTCTGTGGAAGTTTATTTCTAATAATTTCCTGTCGGAGTGAACAACAGAATAATCCCTCTGAAAATACAAATAGTGTCAGTTTTAATATTAGTGTTAATAATTTTGGAGAAACAGATACAAATAAACAGACTAAGTTTAGCAATTATGCCTCTGTTAGCAGGCAGGAACTTATATCTGGTCCTTTCAGTATTGTTTCAGAACTTTCCCCCAGTCCGTCGGATCTATACAAAAGTGCTGCTATTTCTCCAAGAAGTTTTATTGGCAACAATGTTAAAATACGTATCGTAGCTTATGTATCCGAAACAGGCGAATATGCCGATCAGCTAGTAACTACCGCAGAAGGATCTAAGCAAAAATTATTTAATTTAATTGGTGGCAGGAAATACACCTTTGTTACTTACAGCTTCAATAACAATACAGATCCGCCACAGGCTCCCGCAACTAATCTGAATCAGGCAAAACTATACATTACAAATCTAAACGGTAAAGAGGTGGGAACAGACCTACTGTATGCTATTAATCCGGATGTAATGCTGTCAGGAGGCAATACCACTATAAATATAAATATGAAACATATGTTTAGCAGAATTTTTATAAGTGTTAGTGATAGCGATGCTGAAGGAACTCCGGGACAACCTGGTTATGTAAAAGGAAGCTATGCTTTAGAAAATAATAGTACCGGAGGTTTTACAGGAAGCATTCAGGATTTTTATGTTTCCGCCAATATGAGCCTGAAAGATGCAAGCATTACAGAAGGCATTAATCAGGTACTGCCGGTTCCTAATATTACGACTACAGTACCTGCTGCCGGTTCCGGAATAATTATTAATACAGGCAGAAAAACAGATTACCGTAGTAAACTCGTAATTCCACCAGGTGCTATTGTAATTGGTCACGATACCAACAATGCACCCGTATCTATAGCCATTAATGGCACCAACAATAGTGGTCTGCAGCCTGGTAAATCTTATACATTAAAGCTAAAATTTAATAGCGACCGATATGCCGATGCAAGTGGCAAAACCGAAAGAAAAGAGGCAGCACGCTATGTTGTAATCAATGGCTATAGATGGGACAGGTATAATGTAGGTGTCACCAACCTTATTCCCGCACTTAATGATCCTGATGGACTTTCTGCAGAGAACCAAGGGGCTAAGTATATGTTTGGAGCCAGGACAGATGAACCCAATCATTATATCTCTCAGGAGGCAGATAAAACCACCGGGAGAATCACGGCATGGATCGGGAGCTCCGAAAACAGATGGAACAAGAGTACTAATATTGATGCTAACCCGATAAAAGATATTCTCAACGACCCCTGTGATACCGGATACCGTGTAGCAACGAACAAAGAGTATCACAGATTGGTTGCAAGTTGCACTTCCACACTATTAGTAACACAATCTCCATACTCCTATGCCAGACAACATTTTAGTAAAAAAAGTCCGGATATCCGTATAACTTTTCCCTCTGCTGGCTTTCGGGGTTCTACTATAGGAAGTTCACCAGGCGATATTCATGATCGTGGGGTCAACTTGTATTACTGGACTGCAAACGGATCCTTCAATGGGCTGCTTATTGGAGATTCACAGGTCAGTAACGGTTATGCTGTAAGATGTATTCAGGAATAA